From the Tautonia marina genome, the window TACCTGACGCCGGTGATCTACACGACCGAGATGATCCCCGGTCGTCTCTTGCCCATTTTCGGGCTGAACCCGATGCTGGCGGTTATCACCGGATTCCGGGCCAGCCTGCTGGGCGCCCCGTTCGAATATCACCTTCCCCTGATCCTCGAAGGTACGCTGGTTGCCGTGATTCTGCTGGTGACCGGTCTCTTCTACTTTCGGCGATCCGAACGCTTGTTTGCCGACGTCGCCTAGACTTGAAGTGCATTCGAGCCCTTGGCGTGGCGTTGGTTCCTCGTCCGTTCCCCTCCGCATCCCAGAGTTCTTCCGAACATCATCATGTCGAACACCGCCATCAGTGTCGAAGGACTGAGCAAGCTTTACCGGATCGGCCTCGCGGAGGAGCGGCACGAATCGCTGCTCTCTGCCTCGATCGATGCGATGAAGCGCCCGCTGAAGAACTTCCGCAAACTCTGGCGGCTGGACACCTCACGATCGGGGGCCGAAGAGGAGGCGGATCTCATCTGGGCCCTCCGCGATGCATCCTTTGAGGTTTCGCAGGGGGAGGTTCTCGGGGTCATCGGCCGCAACGGCGCGGGGAAATCGACCCTGCTGAAGATTCTTTCCCGAGTCACCTGCCCGACCGCTGGCCGGGTGGTGGTTCACGGGCGTGTGTCCTCATTGCTGGAAGTCGGCACCGGGTTTCACCCCGAGCTGACCGGCCGCGACAACATCTATCTGAACGGCACGATCCTCGGCATGACCCGTCGGGAAATCGACCGGAAGTTCGAGGAGATCGTCGAGTTCTCGGGCATCTCCAGATTTCTTGACACGCCGATCAAGCGCTACAGCTCGGGCATGAAGGTTCGGCTGGCGTTCTCGGTGGCGGCTCATCTTGATCCCGAGGTTTTGATCATCGACGAAGTGCTAGCCGTCGGCGATCTTGAATTTCAGCAGAAGTGCCTGAGCAAGATGCGGGATCTTTCGTCCGACCGCGATCGAACGGTCCTGTTCGTCAGCCACAACCTCGGCGCTCACCAGGCCCTTTGCGACCGAGGGATCGTGCTGAGCCAAGGGCAATTGAACTTTGATGGCCCGATTTCGGAGGCGATCAACTTCTACCTCCAGTCCAACACGCCAACCTCCGACCGCCAGTCGTTGCTGGAGGTAACCAACCGACGGGGGAGCGGGGAGATTTTGATCAAGGACATCCGATTTATCGATGCCGAGAGTGGGACCGAGTTGCTGACGTTCATTCCTGGTCGCTCGGTGCGTGTTGAGATCGGGTACCTGAACCGAAGCGACTCCCCGATGTCGGAGGTCGAATTTTCCATCGGCTTTCGGACCATGCACGGCCAAAAGCTGACCGAATTACGAAGTGGATTCGCCAATCGATTCTTTGAGACAGAG encodes:
- a CDS encoding ABC transporter ATP-binding protein — encoded protein: MSNTAISVEGLSKLYRIGLAEERHESLLSASIDAMKRPLKNFRKLWRLDTSRSGAEEEADLIWALRDASFEVSQGEVLGVIGRNGAGKSTLLKILSRVTCPTAGRVVVHGRVSSLLEVGTGFHPELTGRDNIYLNGTILGMTRREIDRKFEEIVEFSGISRFLDTPIKRYSSGMKVRLAFSVAAHLDPEVLIIDEVLAVGDLEFQQKCLSKMRDLSSDRDRTVLFVSHNLGAHQALCDRGIVLSQGQLNFDGPISEAINFYLQSNTPTSDRQSLLEVTNRRGSGEILIKDIRFIDAESGTELLTFIPGRSVRVEIGYLNRSDSPMSEVEFSIGFRTMHGQKLTELRSGFANRFFETESGEGVASCTIPRWPLSRGHYYYHCQIHAKRQLIDLINPVGQIEVERGDFYQKGGRLMNEDGMIFADFDWSLSGGVPLEVNFD